Proteins co-encoded in one Cucurbita pepo subsp. pepo cultivar mu-cu-16 chromosome LG15, ASM280686v2, whole genome shotgun sequence genomic window:
- the LOC111811187 gene encoding transcription factor BHLH094-like yields MGFPGFMSGGGGSGGGMSLVEMVMGAVKPDPGLGGKFDPSLLLNATAYELNSSLSRTSSCPPAVTPAVSAAGRESFKKRKAEKVHTTAAAPTNNNKNKVDKNSKEKRIKTSSEEEELSKNNNSSTTTNNNRETSADTSKENSKASEVQKPGYIHVRAGRGQATDSHSLAERARREKISERMKYLQDLVPGCNKITGKAGMLDEIINYVQSLQRQVEFLSMKLSTVNPRLEFNVDDLFTKEVFPQAIGEMSSEMTDPSSYLQFNPNNQQVVSCSGLEIGINTSDIALRRSFPENFVDSSCLTQFQTSSGWDMDLQNLYNVGFDQGRSSNAFSSHPYTGTIEGGNIKMEM; encoded by the exons ATGGGGTTTCCAGGGTTCATGAGTGGTGGCGGCGGCAGCGGTGGTGGGATGTCACTTGTTGAGATGGTAATGGGGGCAGTGAAGCCTGACCCTGGGTTAGGAGGCAAGTTTGATCCCTCTCTGTTGTTGAATGCCACGGCTTATGAACTcaattcttctctctctagaaccTCCAGCTGCCCGCCGGCAGTGACTCCGGCTGTGTCGGCCGCCGGAAGAGAGAGcttcaagaaaaggaaagctgAGAAAGTTcacaccaccgccgccgcccccaccaacaacaacaagaacaag GTGGACAAGAACAGCAAAGAGAAACGGATCAAAACAAgttcagaagaagaagagttaTCCAAAAACAACAACTCAAGCACCACAACAAACAACAACAGAGAAACATCAGCTGATACCTCAAAAGAAAACTCCAAAGCATCAGAGGTTCAAAAGCCTGGTTACATTCATGTCAGAGCAGGCCGTGGCCAAGCCACTGATAGCCACAGCTTAGCAGAAAGA GCTAGAAGGGAAAAAATCAGTGAAAGAATGAAGTACTTGCAAGATTTAGTACCAGGATGCAACAAAATCACTGGAAAAGCTGGAATGCTCGACGAGATCATAAACTATGTTCAATCTCTTCAAAGACAAGTTGAG TTCTTGTCCATGAAATTATCGACTGTCAATCCAAGGTTGGAGTTCAATGTAGATGATCTCTTCACCAAAGAg gTTTTTCCCCAGGCGATCGGCGAAATGTCATCGGAGATGACAGATCCTTCTTCCTATTTACAATTCAATCCAAACAATCAACAAGTAGTTTCGTGTTCTGGATTAGAAATCGGAATCAATACCTCTGATATCGCACTTCGAAGATCATTCCCAGAAAATTTCGTGGATTCATCATGCCTCACC CAATTTCAAACCTCTTCGGGATGGGACATGGATTTGCAGAATCTGTACAATGTGGGTTTCGATCAAGGCCGATCATCAAACGCCTTTTCATCTCATCCATATACAG gtACCATTGAAGGAGGCAATATAAAGATGGAAATGTGA
- the LOC111811114 gene encoding isoflavone reductase homolog PCBER-like isoform X3, which produces MAAKSKILIIGGTGYIGKFIVEASAMAGNPTHVLVRGSTLSDPAKFELINHFNTLGVMFVSGDLFNHESLVKTIKQVDVVISTIGHSLLADQDRIISAIKEAGNIKLIVQRFFPSEYGNDVDRVHGVEPARTAFNAKAGIRRAVEAAQIPYTYVSSNFCSGWFLPSLAQSYLLEATTPPKDKVVILGDGNFKAIFNVERDIATYIIKAVDDPRTLNKILYVRPLQNTYSYVDLVALWEQKCGKILDKSYVSEQQLLNDIQASWPNIWIKAMASKSKILFIGSTGHVGKFVVEASAKASHPTYALLSDSTLSDPTKSHIIDHFKSLKVIFISGDLYNHESLVMAIKQVDVVISTVGHNLLADQDRIISAIKETGNVKRFFPSEYGCDVDHVHDVEPARTAFNAKAGIRRAVEAAQIPYTFVSSNLFSAIFNVEQDVATYIIKAVDDPRTLNKILYVRPLQNTYSCVDLVALWEKKCGKILDKSYVSEQQLLNDIREASFPLNLRLSIFYSVFVKGDQTNFDIEPSFGVEATKLYPDIEYTTVDEFLNQFV; this is translated from the exons ATGGCAGCCAAAAGCAAGATCCTAATCATTGGAGGCACCGGTTATATAGGCAAGTTCATTGTGGAAGCAAGTGCCATGGCTGGGAACCCAACCCATGTTCTTGTTCGAGGTTCCACTCTTTCAGACCCAGCCAAGTTTGAGCTCATCAACCATTTCAACACCTTGGGAGTCATGTTCGTGTCG gGCGATCTCTTCAATCACGAGAGTCTAGTTAAGACTATTAAACAGGTGGATGTAGTAATATCGACAATCGGTCACAGTCTATTAGCTGATCAAGATCGAATCATCTCCGCTATCAAAGAAGCTGGCAATATTAAG cTCATTGTTCAGAGATTTTTTCCTTCGGAGTACGGGAATGATGTGGATCGTGTACATGGCGTCGAGCCAGCAAGAACAGCCTTCAATGCAAAGGCTGGAATTCGTCGAGCTGTGGAGGCTGCACAAATTCCCTACACTTACGTATCCTCGAACTTTTGTTCGGGTTGGTTCCTTCCATCTCTGGCTCAGTCATATCTACTTGAAGCTACTACTCCACCCAAAGATAAAGTTGTTATCCTAGGGGATGGAAATTTCAAGG CAATATTCAACGTGGAGCGTGACATTGCCACCTATATTATTAAAGCTGTGGATGATCCAAGAACTTTGAACAAAATCCTCTATGTTCGACCACTTCAAAACACCTACTCTTATGTTGATCTTGTGGCCCTTTGGGAACAAAAATGTGGGAAAATCCTCGACAAGTCCTATGTTTCGGAGCAACAACTATTGAATGACATCCAAg CTTCTTGGCCTAACATTTGGATCAAAGCAATGGCCTCCAAGAGCAAGATTTTGTTCATAGGAAGCACTGGGCATGTGGGTAAGTTCGTGGTCGAAGCCAGTGCCAAGGCTAGCCATCCCACCTATGCTCTTCTAAGCGACTCGACTCTCTCCGATCCAACCAAGTCCCACATTATCGACCATTTCAAGAGCTTGAAAGTCATTTTTATATCG GGCGATCTCTACAATCACGAGAGTTTGGTTATGGCCATAAAACAAGTGGATGTGGTAATATCTACGGTCGGTCACAATCTGTTAGCCGATCAAGATCGAATCATCTCGGCTATCAAAGAAACTGGCAATGTTAAG AGATTTTTTCCTTCGGAGTATGGGTGCGATGTGGATCATGTGCATGATGTCGAGCCAGCACGAACAGCCTTCAATGCAAAGGCTGGAATTCGTCGAGCTGTGGAGGCTGCACAAATTCCCTACACTTTCGTATCCTCGAActtattttcgg CAATATTCAACGTGGAACAGGACGTTGCCACCTATATTATTAAAGCGGTGGATGATCCAAGAACTTTGAACAAAATCCTCTATGTTCGACCACTTCAAAACACCTACTCTTGTGTTGATCTTGTCGCCctttgggaaaaaaaatgtggGAAAATCCTCGACAAGTCCTATGTTTCAGAGCAACAACTATTGAACGACATCCGAG
- the LOC111811114 gene encoding isoflavone reductase homolog PCBER-like isoform X1, whose protein sequence is MAAKSKILIIGGTGYIGKFIVEASAMAGNPTHVLVRGSTLSDPAKFELINHFNTLGVMFVSGDLFNHESLVKTIKQVDVVISTIGHSLLADQDRIISAIKEAGNIKLIVQRFFPSEYGNDVDRVHGVEPARTAFNAKAGIRRAVEAAQIPYTYVSSNFCSGWFLPSLAQSYLLEATTPPKDKVVILGDGNFKAIFNVERDIATYIIKAVDDPRTLNKILYVRPLQNTYSYVDLVALWEQKCGKILDKSYVSEQQLLNDIQASWPNIWIKAMASKSKILFIGSTGHVGKFVVEASAKASHPTYALLSDSTLSDPTKSHIIDHFKSLKVIFISGDLYNHESLVMAIKQVDVVISTVGHNLLADQDRIISAIKETGNVKRFFPSEYGCDVDHVHDVEPARTAFNAKAGIRRAVEAAQIPYTFVSSNLFSGWFLPSLAQPYLLEVVTPPEDKVTILGDGKAIFNVEQDVATYIIKAVDDPRTLNKILYVRPLQNTYSCVDLVALWEKKCGKILDKSYVSEQQLLNDIREASFPLNLRLSIFYSVFVKGDQTNFDIEPSFGVEATKLYPDIEYTTVDEFLNQFV, encoded by the exons ATGGCAGCCAAAAGCAAGATCCTAATCATTGGAGGCACCGGTTATATAGGCAAGTTCATTGTGGAAGCAAGTGCCATGGCTGGGAACCCAACCCATGTTCTTGTTCGAGGTTCCACTCTTTCAGACCCAGCCAAGTTTGAGCTCATCAACCATTTCAACACCTTGGGAGTCATGTTCGTGTCG gGCGATCTCTTCAATCACGAGAGTCTAGTTAAGACTATTAAACAGGTGGATGTAGTAATATCGACAATCGGTCACAGTCTATTAGCTGATCAAGATCGAATCATCTCCGCTATCAAAGAAGCTGGCAATATTAAG cTCATTGTTCAGAGATTTTTTCCTTCGGAGTACGGGAATGATGTGGATCGTGTACATGGCGTCGAGCCAGCAAGAACAGCCTTCAATGCAAAGGCTGGAATTCGTCGAGCTGTGGAGGCTGCACAAATTCCCTACACTTACGTATCCTCGAACTTTTGTTCGGGTTGGTTCCTTCCATCTCTGGCTCAGTCATATCTACTTGAAGCTACTACTCCACCCAAAGATAAAGTTGTTATCCTAGGGGATGGAAATTTCAAGG CAATATTCAACGTGGAGCGTGACATTGCCACCTATATTATTAAAGCTGTGGATGATCCAAGAACTTTGAACAAAATCCTCTATGTTCGACCACTTCAAAACACCTACTCTTATGTTGATCTTGTGGCCCTTTGGGAACAAAAATGTGGGAAAATCCTCGACAAGTCCTATGTTTCGGAGCAACAACTATTGAATGACATCCAAg CTTCTTGGCCTAACATTTGGATCAAAGCAATGGCCTCCAAGAGCAAGATTTTGTTCATAGGAAGCACTGGGCATGTGGGTAAGTTCGTGGTCGAAGCCAGTGCCAAGGCTAGCCATCCCACCTATGCTCTTCTAAGCGACTCGACTCTCTCCGATCCAACCAAGTCCCACATTATCGACCATTTCAAGAGCTTGAAAGTCATTTTTATATCG GGCGATCTCTACAATCACGAGAGTTTGGTTATGGCCATAAAACAAGTGGATGTGGTAATATCTACGGTCGGTCACAATCTGTTAGCCGATCAAGATCGAATCATCTCGGCTATCAAAGAAACTGGCAATGTTAAG AGATTTTTTCCTTCGGAGTATGGGTGCGATGTGGATCATGTGCATGATGTCGAGCCAGCACGAACAGCCTTCAATGCAAAGGCTGGAATTCGTCGAGCTGTGGAGGCTGCACAAATTCCCTACACTTTCGTATCCTCGAActtattttcgggttggttcCTTCCGTCTCTGGCTCAGCCATATCTACTTGAAGTTGTTACTCCACCCGAAGATAAAGTTACTATCTTAGGGGATGGAAAGG CAATATTCAACGTGGAACAGGACGTTGCCACCTATATTATTAAAGCGGTGGATGATCCAAGAACTTTGAACAAAATCCTCTATGTTCGACCACTTCAAAACACCTACTCTTGTGTTGATCTTGTCGCCctttgggaaaaaaaatgtggGAAAATCCTCGACAAGTCCTATGTTTCAGAGCAACAACTATTGAACGACATCCGAG
- the LOC111811114 gene encoding isoflavone reductase homolog PCBER-like isoform X2: protein MAAKSKILIIGGTGYIGKFIVEASAMAGNPTHVLVRGSTLSDPAKFELINHFNTLGVMFVSGDLFNHESLVKTIKQVDVVISTIGHSLLADQDRIISAIKEAGNIKRFFPSEYGNDVDRVHGVEPARTAFNAKAGIRRAVEAAQIPYTYVSSNFCSGWFLPSLAQSYLLEATTPPKDKVVILGDGNFKAIFNVERDIATYIIKAVDDPRTLNKILYVRPLQNTYSYVDLVALWEQKCGKILDKSYVSEQQLLNDIQASWPNIWIKAMASKSKILFIGSTGHVGKFVVEASAKASHPTYALLSDSTLSDPTKSHIIDHFKSLKVIFISGDLYNHESLVMAIKQVDVVISTVGHNLLADQDRIISAIKETGNVKRFFPSEYGCDVDHVHDVEPARTAFNAKAGIRRAVEAAQIPYTFVSSNLFSGWFLPSLAQPYLLEVVTPPEDKVTILGDGKAIFNVEQDVATYIIKAVDDPRTLNKILYVRPLQNTYSCVDLVALWEKKCGKILDKSYVSEQQLLNDIREASFPLNLRLSIFYSVFVKGDQTNFDIEPSFGVEATKLYPDIEYTTVDEFLNQFV, encoded by the exons ATGGCAGCCAAAAGCAAGATCCTAATCATTGGAGGCACCGGTTATATAGGCAAGTTCATTGTGGAAGCAAGTGCCATGGCTGGGAACCCAACCCATGTTCTTGTTCGAGGTTCCACTCTTTCAGACCCAGCCAAGTTTGAGCTCATCAACCATTTCAACACCTTGGGAGTCATGTTCGTGTCG gGCGATCTCTTCAATCACGAGAGTCTAGTTAAGACTATTAAACAGGTGGATGTAGTAATATCGACAATCGGTCACAGTCTATTAGCTGATCAAGATCGAATCATCTCCGCTATCAAAGAAGCTGGCAATATTAAG AGATTTTTTCCTTCGGAGTACGGGAATGATGTGGATCGTGTACATGGCGTCGAGCCAGCAAGAACAGCCTTCAATGCAAAGGCTGGAATTCGTCGAGCTGTGGAGGCTGCACAAATTCCCTACACTTACGTATCCTCGAACTTTTGTTCGGGTTGGTTCCTTCCATCTCTGGCTCAGTCATATCTACTTGAAGCTACTACTCCACCCAAAGATAAAGTTGTTATCCTAGGGGATGGAAATTTCAAGG CAATATTCAACGTGGAGCGTGACATTGCCACCTATATTATTAAAGCTGTGGATGATCCAAGAACTTTGAACAAAATCCTCTATGTTCGACCACTTCAAAACACCTACTCTTATGTTGATCTTGTGGCCCTTTGGGAACAAAAATGTGGGAAAATCCTCGACAAGTCCTATGTTTCGGAGCAACAACTATTGAATGACATCCAAg CTTCTTGGCCTAACATTTGGATCAAAGCAATGGCCTCCAAGAGCAAGATTTTGTTCATAGGAAGCACTGGGCATGTGGGTAAGTTCGTGGTCGAAGCCAGTGCCAAGGCTAGCCATCCCACCTATGCTCTTCTAAGCGACTCGACTCTCTCCGATCCAACCAAGTCCCACATTATCGACCATTTCAAGAGCTTGAAAGTCATTTTTATATCG GGCGATCTCTACAATCACGAGAGTTTGGTTATGGCCATAAAACAAGTGGATGTGGTAATATCTACGGTCGGTCACAATCTGTTAGCCGATCAAGATCGAATCATCTCGGCTATCAAAGAAACTGGCAATGTTAAG AGATTTTTTCCTTCGGAGTATGGGTGCGATGTGGATCATGTGCATGATGTCGAGCCAGCACGAACAGCCTTCAATGCAAAGGCTGGAATTCGTCGAGCTGTGGAGGCTGCACAAATTCCCTACACTTTCGTATCCTCGAActtattttcgggttggttcCTTCCGTCTCTGGCTCAGCCATATCTACTTGAAGTTGTTACTCCACCCGAAGATAAAGTTACTATCTTAGGGGATGGAAAGG CAATATTCAACGTGGAACAGGACGTTGCCACCTATATTATTAAAGCGGTGGATGATCCAAGAACTTTGAACAAAATCCTCTATGTTCGACCACTTCAAAACACCTACTCTTGTGTTGATCTTGTCGCCctttgggaaaaaaaatgtggGAAAATCCTCGACAAGTCCTATGTTTCAGAGCAACAACTATTGAACGACATCCGAG
- the LOC111811114 gene encoding isoflavone reductase homolog PCBER-like isoform X6: MAAKSKILIIGGTGYIGKFIVEASAMAGNPTHVLVRGSTLSDPAKFELINHFNTLGVMFVSGDLFNHESLVKTIKQVDVVISTIGHSLLADQDRIISAIKEAGNIKRFFPSEYGNDVDRVHGVEPARTAFNAKAGIRRAVEAAQIPYTYVSSNFCSGWFLPSLAQSYLLEATTPPKDKVVILGDGNFKAIFNVERDIATYIIKAVDDPRTLNKILYVRPLQNTYSYVDLVALWEQKCGKILDKSYVSEQQLLNDIQEAPVPLNLRLSIFYSVFVKGDQTNFDIEPSFGVEATELYPDVKYTTVDEFLNQFV, from the exons ATGGCAGCCAAAAGCAAGATCCTAATCATTGGAGGCACCGGTTATATAGGCAAGTTCATTGTGGAAGCAAGTGCCATGGCTGGGAACCCAACCCATGTTCTTGTTCGAGGTTCCACTCTTTCAGACCCAGCCAAGTTTGAGCTCATCAACCATTTCAACACCTTGGGAGTCATGTTCGTGTCG gGCGATCTCTTCAATCACGAGAGTCTAGTTAAGACTATTAAACAGGTGGATGTAGTAATATCGACAATCGGTCACAGTCTATTAGCTGATCAAGATCGAATCATCTCCGCTATCAAAGAAGCTGGCAATATTAAG AGATTTTTTCCTTCGGAGTACGGGAATGATGTGGATCGTGTACATGGCGTCGAGCCAGCAAGAACAGCCTTCAATGCAAAGGCTGGAATTCGTCGAGCTGTGGAGGCTGCACAAATTCCCTACACTTACGTATCCTCGAACTTTTGTTCGGGTTGGTTCCTTCCATCTCTGGCTCAGTCATATCTACTTGAAGCTACTACTCCACCCAAAGATAAAGTTGTTATCCTAGGGGATGGAAATTTCAAGG CAATATTCAACGTGGAGCGTGACATTGCCACCTATATTATTAAAGCTGTGGATGATCCAAGAACTTTGAACAAAATCCTCTATGTTCGACCACTTCAAAACACCTACTCTTATGTTGATCTTGTGGCCCTTTGGGAACAAAAATGTGGGAAAATCCTCGACAAGTCCTATGTTTCGGAGCAACAACTATTGAATGACATCCAAg AAGCTCCCGTTCCACTAAACCTAAGGCTATCAATTTTCTACTCGGTTTTTGTGAAGGGAGATCAAACCAACTTTGATATCGAACCATCATTTGGAGTGGAAGCCACAGAATTATATCCAGACGTTAAATATACAACCGTGGATGAATTTCTGAATCAGTTTGTTTAA